The Streptomyces sp. ICC1 DNA window GTCGGCAGCTACGTGGCGATGGAATCCTTCGAAGGCTCCCTCGCCGGCCGCGAGGGAGCCTTCAACTTCGTCCACTCGGACGCCACGGACGGCGGCCCCACCCGCGGCGCCGAACACTTCGCGATCGTCCCGGGCAGCGGCACGGCCGCCCTGAAGGGCATCACGGGCGCGGGCGGCCTGCGCGTCGACGAGAACGGCGTCCACCACATCTGGTTCGACTACGCCCTCCCGGCCTGACCCCGGAGCCGCCCCGCCGCAGCGCGCCGGGGCGGCCCCGGGCCTCCGCCGCCGCGCACCGCTCAGAGGCGGCGCAGGCGGTTCACCGCTTCCTCCAGGACGGACGTCTGCTTGCAGAAGGCCCACCTGACCTGGGTGGCGCCCGCCTGCTTGTCGTCGTAGAAGACCTGGTTCGGGATCGCGACCACCCCGCAGCGTTCGGGCAGCGCCCGGCAGAAGGCCAGGCCGTCCTTCTCGCCGAGCGGGGTGATGTCCGTGGTGATGAAGTACGTGCCCTGCGGGCGGTAGACCTCGAAGCCGGCCGCCGCGAGGCCGTC harbors:
- a CDS encoding DUF3224 domain-containing protein, with protein sequence MRASGTFEVVSFTPAPLAPEPAVETGLPVGVATMEKHYEGESLTGRSATLFTAAFDQETGVGSYVAMESFEGSLAGREGAFNFVHSDATDGGPTRGAEHFAIVPGSGTAALKGITGAGGLRVDENGVHHIWFDYALPA